One region of Gossypium raimondii isolate GPD5lz chromosome 6, ASM2569854v1, whole genome shotgun sequence genomic DNA includes:
- the LOC105773222 gene encoding pre-mRNA-processing protein 40A isoform X2, translating into MANNSQPSSAQPHWPPAVGSMGPQSYGSPLSSQFRPVVPTQQGQHFVPAASQQFRPVGQVPSPNIGMPAVQNQQMQFSQPMQQFPPRPNQPGLSTPSQQPIQFAPSSFGLPQNNVSAPSQFHPISQVHAPVAPVAGQPWLSTGNQNVSLATPTQHTSQQPPPSSADTNANVPSLTPQSSDWQEHTSADGRRYYYNKRTRQSSWEKPLELMTPIERADASTVWKEFTTPEGRKYYHNKVTKESKWTIPEELKLAREQAQAASSQGTPSGSGVAPQAPVATAVSAAETPTTAIPVSSNTLQDSSPVSVTPVANPSPTSVSGPTTGPVAQSAAMSATGVQLPVVSVTPVPAVPSRGSTVSAPSVGATTAVTRSSETTATQDTMHFADGASAQDIEEAKKGMATAGKVNMTPVEEKVPDDEPLVYANKLEAKNAFKSLLESANVQSDWTWEQTMREIINDKRYGALKTLGERKQAFNEYLGQRKKLEAEERRMRQKKAREEFTKMLEESKELTSSMRWSKAQSLFENDERFKAVERARDREDLFENYIVDLERKEREYAAEEKRRNIAEYRKFLESCDFIKANSQWRKVQDRLEDDERCSRLEKIDRLLIFQDYIHDLEKEEEEKKKMQKEQLRRAERKNRDAFRKLMEEHVADGTLTAKTYWRDYCLKVKELPQYLAVASNTSGSTPKDLFEDVAEELDKQYHEHKTRIKEAMKTGKVTMVYSWTFEDFKAAISEDVGSSSISDINLKLVYDELLERAKEKEEKEAKKRQRLADDFTRLLHTYKEITASSDWEESKPLFEESQEYRSIAEESFRREIFEEYITHLQEKAKEKERKREEEKAKKEKDREEKDKRKEKEKERKEKEREREREKGKDRSKKDETDSENLDISDSHGHKEEKKKEKEKDRKHRKRHAADDGSSDKDDREESKKSRRHGSDRKKSRKHAHSPDSDSESRHRKHKRDHRDGSRRNSGYEELEDGELGEDGEIQ; encoded by the exons CCACATTGGCCTCCTGCAGTTGGATCCATGGGTCCCCAAAGTTATGGCTCTCCGTTATCTTCACAG TTTCGACCAGTGGTCCCAACGCAGCAAGGGCAACACTTTGTTCCAGCTGCTTCCCAACAGTTTCGGCCTGTTGGGCAGGTTCCTTCTCCAAATATTGGGATGCCAGCTGTTCAAAATCAGCAGATGCAGTTTTCTCAGCCAATGCAGCAGTTTCCACCCCGGCCAAATCAGCCTGGTCTTTCTACACCTTCACAACAGCCAATACAG TTTGCGCCATCTTCTTTCGGCTTGCCACAGAACAATGTCAGTGCACCATCGCAGTTTCACCCTATATCTCAAGTGCATGCACCTGTTGCCCCAGTTGCAGGGCAACCTTGGTTGTCAACTGGAAATCAGAATGTTTCACTTGCTACACCAACACAGCATACTAGCCAACAACCTCCACCTTCTTCTGCTGATACA AATGCAAATGTTCCTAGCCTTACTCCGCAATCTTCTGATTGGCAAGAGCATACATCAGCTGATGGAAGAAG ATACTATTACAACAAAAGGACAAGGCAATCTAGTTGGGAAAAGCCTCTGGAACTGATGACACCAATAGAG AGAGCTGATGCATCCACTGTTTGGAAGGAATTTACAACTCCAGAGGGAAGAAA GTATTACCACAACAAGGTTACAAAGGAGTCTAAGTGGACAATACCTGAGGAGTTGAAG TTAGCTCGTGAGCAAGCTCAAGCAGCAAGTAGCCAAGGTACCCCATCAGGTTCTGGAGTGGCTCCTCAAGCTCCAGTTGCTACTGCTGTCTCTGCAGCTGAGACACCTACTACAGCTATTCCTGTGAGCTCCAACACTTTGCAGGATTCAAGCCCAGTTTCAGTTACGCCTGTTGCTAATCCTTCACCTACTTCAGTATCTGGACCAACAACAGGTCCTGTTGCACAATCAGCTGCTATGAGTGCAACTGGGGTTCAACTCCCTGTTGTGTCTGTCACACCTGTACCTGCAGTCCCCTCCAGAGGTTCCACTGTCTCTGCTCCTTCTGTCGGTGCTACCACAGCAGTCAC AAGAAGCTCGGAAACTACAGCAACTCAAGACACTATGCATTTTGCAGATGGAGCTTCTGCTCAGGACATTGAG gAAGCTAAAAAGGGGATGGCAACAGCTGGAAAAGTTAATATGACTCCGGTGGAAGAGAAGGTTCCAGATGACGAGCCTTTAGTATATGCAAATAAGCTG gaGGCAAAAAATGCTTTCAAATCACTCCTTGAATCTGCAAATGTGCAATCTGATTGGACTTGGGAGCAG ACAATGAGAGAAATAATTAATGACAAAAGGTATGGTGCTCTGAAGACACTTGGTGAACGGAAGCAAGCCTTTAATGAG TATTTGGGTCAAAGAAAGAAATTAGAGGCTGAGGAAAGGCGCATGAGACAGAAGAAAGCTCGAGAAGAGTTTACAAAGATGTTGGAA GAGTCCAAGGAACTAACATCATCAATGAGATGGAG CAAAGCTCAAAGTTTGTTTGAAAATGATGAACGGTTTAAGGCTGTTGAACGAGCCAGAGATCGGGAAGATCTCTTTGAAAACTATATAGTGGATCTTGAGAGGAAG GAAAGGGAATATGCTGCAGAGGAAAAAAGGCGGAATATAGCAGAATACAGGAAATTTCTGGAATCCTGTGATTTTATTAAG GCAAACAGCCAGTGGCGGAAAGTTCAAGATCGCTTAGAGGATGATGAAAGATGCTCACGTCTTGAAAAAATTGACCGCTTGCTCATATTCCAGGACTACATTCATGACTTGGAGaaggaagaagaggaaaaaaagaagatgcAAAAG GAACAACTGAGACGTGCTGAGCGCAAAAACCGTGATGCATTTCGTAAGCTAATGGAAGAACACGTTGCCGATGGCACTCTTACGGCTAAAACTTATTGGCGAGATTATTGTTTGAAG GTGAAAGAATTGCCTCAGTATCTTGCTGTTGCATCTAACACATCAGGTTCAACTCCAAAAGATTTGTTTGAGGATGTTGCTGAAGAATTAGACAAACAG TATCATGAACACAAAACCCGCATAAAAGAAGCAATGAAGACAGGGAAG GTTACTATGGTTTACTCATGGACATTTGAAGACTTCAAGGCTGCTATTTCAGAAGATGTTGGTTCCTCATCGATATCGGATATTAACTTAAAG CTTGTGTATGATGAGCTGCTCGAGAGAGCCAAGGAGAAGGAGGAGAAAGAGGCTAAAAAACGTCAACGTCTAGCCGATGATTTCACTAGACTATTACATACATATAAG GAGATAACCGCTTCTTCTGACTGGGAAGAatcgaaaccactttttgaagAAAGCCAAGAATACAG ATCAATTGCGGAAGAAAGCTTTAGGAGAGAGATCTTTGAGGAATACATTACACACTTACAGGAGAAAGCTAAAGAAAAGGAGCGTAAACGAGAGGAGGAAAAG GCTAAAAAGGAGAAAGATAGAGAAGAGAAAGATAAACGGaaagagaaggagaaggagaGAAAGGAGAAGGAAAGAGAACGGGAGAGGGAAAAAGGTAAAGACCGAAGTAAAAAAGATGAAACAGATAGTGAGAATTTAGATATATCTGACAGCCACGGCCAtaaagaggagaagaaaaaggagaaggaAAAAGACAGGAAACACCGTAAACGACATGCTGCTGATGATGGGAGTTCTGACAAGGATGATAGAGAGGAGTCAAAGAAGTCTCGTAGACATGGTAGCGACCGTAAGAAATCTAGAAAG CATGCTCACTCACCCGATTCTGACAGTGAAAGCCGACATAGAAAACACAAGAGAGATCACCGTGATGGCTCACGCCGAAACAGTGGTTACGAGGAGCTGGAAGATGGCGAACTCGGTGAGGATGGTGAAATCCAGTAG
- the LOC105773222 gene encoding pre-mRNA-processing protein 40A isoform X1 encodes MANNSQPSSAQPHWPPAVGSMGPQSYGSPLSSQFRPVVPTQQGQHFVPAASQQFRPVGQVPSPNIGMPAVQNQQMQFSQPMQQFPPRPNQPGLSTPSQQPIQVQYGQTNRPLTSEPPQSHQSAPPLNSHMPGVGVPGVPPSSYGFAPSSFGLPQNNVSAPSQFHPISQVHAPVAPVAGQPWLSTGNQNVSLATPTQHTSQQPPPSSADTNANVPSLTPQSSDWQEHTSADGRRYYYNKRTRQSSWEKPLELMTPIERADASTVWKEFTTPEGRKYYHNKVTKESKWTIPEELKLAREQAQAASSQGTPSGSGVAPQAPVATAVSAAETPTTAIPVSSNTLQDSSPVSVTPVANPSPTSVSGPTTGPVAQSAAMSATGVQLPVVSVTPVPAVPSRGSTVSAPSVGATTAVTRSSETTATQDTMHFADGASAQDIEEAKKGMATAGKVNMTPVEEKVPDDEPLVYANKLEAKNAFKSLLESANVQSDWTWEQTMREIINDKRYGALKTLGERKQAFNEYLGQRKKLEAEERRMRQKKAREEFTKMLEESKELTSSMRWSKAQSLFENDERFKAVERARDREDLFENYIVDLERKEREYAAEEKRRNIAEYRKFLESCDFIKANSQWRKVQDRLEDDERCSRLEKIDRLLIFQDYIHDLEKEEEEKKKMQKEQLRRAERKNRDAFRKLMEEHVADGTLTAKTYWRDYCLKVKELPQYLAVASNTSGSTPKDLFEDVAEELDKQYHEHKTRIKEAMKTGKVTMVYSWTFEDFKAAISEDVGSSSISDINLKLVYDELLERAKEKEEKEAKKRQRLADDFTRLLHTYKEITASSDWEESKPLFEESQEYRSIAEESFRREIFEEYITHLQEKAKEKERKREEEKAKKEKDREEKDKRKEKEKERKEKEREREREKGKDRSKKDETDSENLDISDSHGHKEEKKKEKEKDRKHRKRHAADDGSSDKDDREESKKSRRHGSDRKKSRKHAHSPDSDSESRHRKHKRDHRDGSRRNSGYEELEDGELGEDGEIQ; translated from the exons CCACATTGGCCTCCTGCAGTTGGATCCATGGGTCCCCAAAGTTATGGCTCTCCGTTATCTTCACAG TTTCGACCAGTGGTCCCAACGCAGCAAGGGCAACACTTTGTTCCAGCTGCTTCCCAACAGTTTCGGCCTGTTGGGCAGGTTCCTTCTCCAAATATTGGGATGCCAGCTGTTCAAAATCAGCAGATGCAGTTTTCTCAGCCAATGCAGCAGTTTCCACCCCGGCCAAATCAGCCTGGTCTTTCTACACCTTCACAACAGCCAATACAGGTACAATATGGTCAAACAAACAGGCCTCTTACATCTGAACCACCTCAGTCACATCAATCTGCACCTCCTTTGAATAGTCATATGCCTGGTGTAGGAGTCCCTGGAGTGCCCCCTTCATCATATGGT TTTGCGCCATCTTCTTTCGGCTTGCCACAGAACAATGTCAGTGCACCATCGCAGTTTCACCCTATATCTCAAGTGCATGCACCTGTTGCCCCAGTTGCAGGGCAACCTTGGTTGTCAACTGGAAATCAGAATGTTTCACTTGCTACACCAACACAGCATACTAGCCAACAACCTCCACCTTCTTCTGCTGATACA AATGCAAATGTTCCTAGCCTTACTCCGCAATCTTCTGATTGGCAAGAGCATACATCAGCTGATGGAAGAAG ATACTATTACAACAAAAGGACAAGGCAATCTAGTTGGGAAAAGCCTCTGGAACTGATGACACCAATAGAG AGAGCTGATGCATCCACTGTTTGGAAGGAATTTACAACTCCAGAGGGAAGAAA GTATTACCACAACAAGGTTACAAAGGAGTCTAAGTGGACAATACCTGAGGAGTTGAAG TTAGCTCGTGAGCAAGCTCAAGCAGCAAGTAGCCAAGGTACCCCATCAGGTTCTGGAGTGGCTCCTCAAGCTCCAGTTGCTACTGCTGTCTCTGCAGCTGAGACACCTACTACAGCTATTCCTGTGAGCTCCAACACTTTGCAGGATTCAAGCCCAGTTTCAGTTACGCCTGTTGCTAATCCTTCACCTACTTCAGTATCTGGACCAACAACAGGTCCTGTTGCACAATCAGCTGCTATGAGTGCAACTGGGGTTCAACTCCCTGTTGTGTCTGTCACACCTGTACCTGCAGTCCCCTCCAGAGGTTCCACTGTCTCTGCTCCTTCTGTCGGTGCTACCACAGCAGTCAC AAGAAGCTCGGAAACTACAGCAACTCAAGACACTATGCATTTTGCAGATGGAGCTTCTGCTCAGGACATTGAG gAAGCTAAAAAGGGGATGGCAACAGCTGGAAAAGTTAATATGACTCCGGTGGAAGAGAAGGTTCCAGATGACGAGCCTTTAGTATATGCAAATAAGCTG gaGGCAAAAAATGCTTTCAAATCACTCCTTGAATCTGCAAATGTGCAATCTGATTGGACTTGGGAGCAG ACAATGAGAGAAATAATTAATGACAAAAGGTATGGTGCTCTGAAGACACTTGGTGAACGGAAGCAAGCCTTTAATGAG TATTTGGGTCAAAGAAAGAAATTAGAGGCTGAGGAAAGGCGCATGAGACAGAAGAAAGCTCGAGAAGAGTTTACAAAGATGTTGGAA GAGTCCAAGGAACTAACATCATCAATGAGATGGAG CAAAGCTCAAAGTTTGTTTGAAAATGATGAACGGTTTAAGGCTGTTGAACGAGCCAGAGATCGGGAAGATCTCTTTGAAAACTATATAGTGGATCTTGAGAGGAAG GAAAGGGAATATGCTGCAGAGGAAAAAAGGCGGAATATAGCAGAATACAGGAAATTTCTGGAATCCTGTGATTTTATTAAG GCAAACAGCCAGTGGCGGAAAGTTCAAGATCGCTTAGAGGATGATGAAAGATGCTCACGTCTTGAAAAAATTGACCGCTTGCTCATATTCCAGGACTACATTCATGACTTGGAGaaggaagaagaggaaaaaaagaagatgcAAAAG GAACAACTGAGACGTGCTGAGCGCAAAAACCGTGATGCATTTCGTAAGCTAATGGAAGAACACGTTGCCGATGGCACTCTTACGGCTAAAACTTATTGGCGAGATTATTGTTTGAAG GTGAAAGAATTGCCTCAGTATCTTGCTGTTGCATCTAACACATCAGGTTCAACTCCAAAAGATTTGTTTGAGGATGTTGCTGAAGAATTAGACAAACAG TATCATGAACACAAAACCCGCATAAAAGAAGCAATGAAGACAGGGAAG GTTACTATGGTTTACTCATGGACATTTGAAGACTTCAAGGCTGCTATTTCAGAAGATGTTGGTTCCTCATCGATATCGGATATTAACTTAAAG CTTGTGTATGATGAGCTGCTCGAGAGAGCCAAGGAGAAGGAGGAGAAAGAGGCTAAAAAACGTCAACGTCTAGCCGATGATTTCACTAGACTATTACATACATATAAG GAGATAACCGCTTCTTCTGACTGGGAAGAatcgaaaccactttttgaagAAAGCCAAGAATACAG ATCAATTGCGGAAGAAAGCTTTAGGAGAGAGATCTTTGAGGAATACATTACACACTTACAGGAGAAAGCTAAAGAAAAGGAGCGTAAACGAGAGGAGGAAAAG GCTAAAAAGGAGAAAGATAGAGAAGAGAAAGATAAACGGaaagagaaggagaaggagaGAAAGGAGAAGGAAAGAGAACGGGAGAGGGAAAAAGGTAAAGACCGAAGTAAAAAAGATGAAACAGATAGTGAGAATTTAGATATATCTGACAGCCACGGCCAtaaagaggagaagaaaaaggagaaggaAAAAGACAGGAAACACCGTAAACGACATGCTGCTGATGATGGGAGTTCTGACAAGGATGATAGAGAGGAGTCAAAGAAGTCTCGTAGACATGGTAGCGACCGTAAGAAATCTAGAAAG CATGCTCACTCACCCGATTCTGACAGTGAAAGCCGACATAGAAAACACAAGAGAGATCACCGTGATGGCTCACGCCGAAACAGTGGTTACGAGGAGCTGGAAGATGGCGAACTCGGTGAGGATGGTGAAATCCAGTAG